In Deferribacter desulfuricans SSM1, the following are encoded in one genomic region:
- a CDS encoding LPS-assembly protein LptD — protein sequence MLKKYNIFFLVLFLTFSYIAFAQENVILEAKSVTNQDKNTTIAKGDVILLYKGVTLTADKIIYYKNSNLVEAFDNITFTDSNENYLNAKYLKIYLDNQTGIIKEAKGFYAPYHYFSAKEINKIAEKSFILKNAKLTTCKGDNPDWSFTSKHARIDYGEYFYSKSAFANIKDIPILYIPYFLWPIKEKRESGFLVPDIGYSSNKGFFITPKYFLNIDVDKDLTAGINYFAQKGFQYNLEFRYKPSLDENVYIYADYLKDKDIQFIKDERWRIFTEINKNIFDNLNLKANIDYVSDFEYLNDFQEYSLNNFIQQNDDNKFKADARLVYNTKYSNISFILRDDMQFYDITDGYQKEHIYRKPQIIFEKNSLNLNLLKIDYYFDYNDIRYTSFINTIQNNYYQSIKQYKREHLKIKLYKPINIKIATFTPSYTQYFTRWHDFNYQFSDIDDNENSLLKLSANSDSINRNFYNISLKLELNEIYKNYKNFKHSIYNSFEFSQTPYLDQTATPDLIEYDRISEENYYKYTQTNYFKAASWSLKLEFSQKYNLAKTDSRFEPLTYLLDYKYKKSIEQTFSYYKKADFDYYEKEPFYNKDQIKLTINKFYLSIEYIFDKNITTEENTSWTNTIGYSTKKIDLSFSLKKSGINSKLKYFNNSLSTNEMVTTLIYNKDCWSIGVKYTRKSITDISNSNISDKYENIFYIIIGLKGLGNTSREIYKK from the coding sequence TTGTTAAAGAAGTATAACATATTTTTTTTAGTACTTTTTTTAACTTTTTCATACATTGCTTTTGCACAGGAAAATGTAATACTTGAAGCAAAATCTGTAACCAATCAGGATAAAAACACAACAATAGCTAAAGGTGATGTTATCCTTCTTTATAAAGGGGTTACACTGACTGCTGACAAAATAATATATTATAAAAACTCTAACTTAGTCGAAGCTTTTGATAATATTACTTTCACAGACAGTAATGAAAACTATTTAAATGCTAAATATTTAAAAATTTATCTAGATAATCAAACTGGCATAATAAAAGAAGCTAAAGGGTTTTATGCGCCTTACCACTATTTTTCAGCAAAAGAGATAAACAAAATTGCTGAAAAAAGTTTTATCTTAAAAAATGCTAAATTAACAACCTGTAAAGGGGATAACCCTGACTGGTCTTTTACAAGTAAACACGCAAGAATAGATTATGGTGAGTATTTTTATAGTAAATCTGCTTTTGCAAATATAAAAGATATACCTATTCTTTATATCCCTTATTTTCTATGGCCAATCAAAGAGAAGAGGGAATCAGGATTCTTAGTCCCAGATATTGGTTATAGTTCAAACAAAGGTTTTTTTATTACACCTAAATACTTTTTAAACATTGATGTTGATAAAGATTTAACAGCTGGAATCAACTATTTTGCTCAAAAAGGGTTTCAGTATAATTTAGAATTTAGATATAAACCATCATTGGATGAAAATGTTTATATTTATGCTGATTATTTAAAAGACAAGGACATTCAGTTCATAAAAGATGAACGTTGGAGAATATTCACAGAAATAAACAAAAATATATTTGATAACTTAAATTTGAAAGCTAATATAGATTACGTAAGCGATTTTGAATACTTAAACGACTTTCAAGAGTACTCATTAAATAATTTCATACAACAAAATGATGATAACAAATTTAAAGCTGATGCAAGACTGGTTTATAACACCAAATACTCAAATATATCTTTTATTTTAAGAGATGATATGCAATTTTATGATATTACTGACGGCTACCAAAAAGAACATATCTACCGCAAGCCACAAATAATTTTCGAAAAAAACAGTTTAAACTTAAACCTTCTGAAAATTGACTATTACTTTGACTATAATGATATCAGATATACATCTTTCATCAACACAATCCAAAATAATTATTATCAATCAATAAAGCAATACAAAAGAGAACATCTAAAAATAAAACTATATAAACCTATAAATATAAAAATTGCTACATTCACACCAAGCTATACGCAATATTTTACAAGATGGCATGATTTTAATTATCAATTTTCAGATATCGATGATAATGAAAACTCTCTCTTAAAACTATCTGCAAACAGCGATTCGATAAACAGAAACTTTTACAACATTTCTCTTAAATTGGAATTAAACGAAATATATAAAAATTACAAAAATTTTAAACACTCCATATACAACAGTTTCGAATTTAGTCAAACACCTTACTTAGATCAAACTGCAACACCAGATTTAATAGAATATGATAGAATATCAGAAGAAAACTACTATAAATATACACAAACAAATTATTTTAAGGCTGCAAGCTGGTCTTTGAAACTTGAATTTTCTCAAAAATACAATTTGGCCAAAACTGATAGCAGATTCGAACCATTAACTTATCTTTTAGATTATAAATACAAAAAATCTATCGAACAAACTTTTTCTTATTATAAAAAAGCCGATTTTGATTATTATGAAAAAGAACCTTTTTATAATAAAGACCAGATTAAATTAACAATAAACAAATTTTACTTAAGCATTGAGTATATATTTGACAAAAATATAACCACTGAAGAAAATACTTCATGGACTAATACCATTGGTTATTCAACAAAAAAAATTGACCTTTCATTTTCTCTCAAAAAATCAGGAATTAATAGTAAATTAAAATATTTTAATAATTCATTATCAACAAACGAAATGGTTACCACATTAATATACAATAAAGATTGTTGGTCAATAGGGGTTAAATACACCAGAAAATCTATAACAGATATAAGTAACTCAAATATTAGTGACAAATATGAAAACATATTTTACATTATCATAGGGTTAAAAGGGCTAGGAAATACAAGCAGGGAGATTTACAAAAAGTGA
- a CDS encoding bifunctional folylpolyglutamate synthase/dihydrofolate synthase encodes MEKHYIQIVGVFWLITAFEKFFQNISEYKSIDLTLNRINFALRDLGFNEKKLGTIIHIAGTNGKGTTAHTLYQILINNGYNVALYTSPHLKNITERIIYNSKQIDIDTFNNYFYDLLSFIKKYNLTYFEALTLIALIYFSELSPDFSIIETGMGGKFDATNILNNKIPVITTIALDHEQFLGSRLEDIANEKIAIIKNNEKVFLGHNNSKILDLIKNNFPTIDIITPDENTYNLYKKYFPNPYYKNISLVCLIVNYLNLKYDISSISLPNCRFEKYKNFIFDGAHNFNGIVELLKNFKEKITILYSCTKDRNFTKIINYMVNKKNIVIVTEMNNERTLVINEVRIEHKNLFKIKNKKDALRKAIELSKNNDILVCGSLFFCQEIKDIVKEV; translated from the coding sequence CTGGAAAAACACTATATCCAAATTGTTGGAGTATTTTGGCTGATAACAGCATTTGAAAAGTTTTTTCAAAATATTTCAGAATATAAATCTATTGATTTAACTCTTAATAGGATAAATTTTGCCCTTAGAGATTTAGGCTTTAATGAAAAAAAGTTAGGTACAATAATTCATATAGCAGGAACAAATGGAAAAGGGACAACAGCTCATACTCTATATCAAATTTTAATAAATAACGGATACAATGTTGCCTTATACACCTCACCACACCTTAAAAATATAACTGAAAGAATCATATATAATTCTAAACAAATAGATATAGATACTTTTAACAACTATTTTTATGATTTATTAAGCTTTATAAAGAAATACAATCTCACATACTTTGAAGCTTTAACATTGATAGCACTTATATATTTTTCTGAATTATCGCCAGATTTTTCAATTATTGAAACAGGTATGGGTGGTAAATTTGATGCAACCAACATTTTAAATAATAAAATACCTGTAATCACCACAATCGCTCTAGATCATGAACAGTTTTTAGGAAGCAGGCTAGAAGATATTGCTAATGAAAAAATAGCAATAATAAAGAACAATGAAAAAGTTTTTTTAGGGCATAACAACTCTAAAATTTTAGATTTGATAAAAAATAACTTTCCAACAATAGATATTATCACACCAGACGAAAATACATATAACTTATATAAAAAATATTTTCCTAACCCCTATTATAAAAATATTTCTTTAGTCTGTTTAATAGTAAACTATCTAAACCTAAAATATGATATCTCGAGTATTTCATTACCAAATTGTAGATTTGAGAAATATAAAAATTTTATTTTTGATGGAGCCCACAATTTTAACGGTATTGTGGAGCTTTTAAAAAATTTTAAAGAGAAAATAACAATCCTATATTCATGCACAAAGGATAGAAATTTTACTAAAATCATTAATTACATGGTAAATAAAAAAAACATCGTAATTGTAACCGAAATGAACAACGAAAGAACTCTTGTTATCAATGAAGTAAGAATCGAGCACAAAAACCTCTTTAAAATCAAAAACAAGAAAGATGCACTCAGAAAAGCTATTGAGTTATCAAAAAATAATGATATACTTGTTTGCGGTTCGTTATTCTTTTGCCAGGAGATAAAAGACATTGTTAAAGAAGTATAA
- the accD gene encoding acetyl-CoA carboxylase, carboxyltransferase subunit beta, producing the protein MGLKDFLFDKIKKVKTLGSKKDIKENIWLKCPECGEINYKKEIERNFHTCPNCDYHFRISAMDKIKIIIDEGSFVEIDKNLISKDPLKFKDTKRYPDRLKSAIKKTGINEAFISGIATINKKSVHIGAMEFYFLGGSMGSVVGEKITRLIESAIVNKNHVITISCSGGARMQESILSLMQMAKTSAALKKLEKAGLAHISILTDPTTGGVTASYAMLGDVIIAEPKALIGFAGPRVIEQTIRQKLPEGFQRSEFLLEHGMVDMVLHRKDWKNTISKLLEYFG; encoded by the coding sequence CTTTTTGATAAGATAAAAAAAGTAAAAACACTTGGTAGTAAAAAAGATATAAAAGAAAACATTTGGCTAAAATGCCCTGAATGCGGTGAAATAAACTATAAAAAAGAGATAGAAAGAAACTTTCATACATGTCCAAACTGTGACTACCATTTTAGAATTAGTGCAATGGATAAAATAAAAATTATTATTGATGAAGGTTCCTTCGTAGAAATAGATAAAAATCTAATATCAAAAGACCCGTTAAAATTTAAAGATACAAAAAGATATCCCGATAGACTAAAATCAGCAATTAAAAAAACTGGTATCAATGAAGCTTTTATAAGCGGTATTGCTACTATAAACAAAAAAAGTGTGCATATTGGCGCAATGGAATTTTACTTTTTAGGCGGCTCAATGGGTAGTGTCGTGGGAGAAAAAATTACCAGATTAATAGAATCAGCTATTGTCAACAAAAATCACGTTATCACTATCAGTTGCTCAGGTGGAGCAAGAATGCAGGAAAGTATCTTATCACTTATGCAGATGGCTAAAACTTCTGCAGCTTTAAAAAAGTTGGAGAAAGCCGGACTTGCTCATATCTCAATTTTAACCGACCCAACAACAGGTGGTGTAACAGCAAGTTATGCAATGCTAGGTGATGTAATTATTGCTGAGCCAAAAGCTTTGATAGGCTTTGCCGGTCCAAGAGTTATCGAACAGACAATAAGACAAAAACTACCCGAAGGGTTTCAAAGGTCAGAATTTCTACTTGAACATGGAATGGTGGATATGGTATTACATAGAAAAGACTGGAAAAACACTATATCCAAATTGTTGGAGTATTTTGGCTGA